The window aactctcttatcttatcttttgaTTCTTAATGCAGTTTATTCATGTGATAATTTGTGCTTGGTTAATTATGTCTGAATAATCtgctttttatgttttgggtATCATTATAGAGATTTCATGAACTACTAAGTTGATGATTAGTTAGGATTCATAACTTGATATGTTCTTCACCCTAGGCCATGACCTGAAAGTTAGATCTTAGGTTACTGTGAATTACACACGAAAGTGATATTGATAACGTGATAAAACTTAGGGTGGGTAAAACACTTATTCACAAAGGAATTTGATTTAGAAATTCTGTGAACATATTGAACCTGAATTATTAATACTAGTTTAATCTTTACGATTTGCAAAGAAATTTGGGATTTTAGTTTATAGACTTCAATAGTTTTTGCAAtaaaatttggttaattatatattagtgaTTCAAATTCAAGAACCGCGGTTAATCTGAATTTTgactaattaatttatctgtTTTCCTGATTTCTTGAGAATTACTCGAGTAATTGTAAAGCTCAGAGCCTAgcttttattcttatttttttaccagtatttttttttgtttttttgttttaaaaatttaattattttggtgtAGCTTAATTCAGTAACTGATAGTTTATTGtgtataatcttatatttttgtgGAATTCTACCCATGAGTACTACATTGATCTCATAATTTGAGAATAACTCTAAGATTAATTCGAATTTATCACAAATGTTGGgcataatattaattatatatttatctattataatttacatgatatattctataaataatagagaattatGTATTCTCTAGAAGATTATATTAACATGGGCCGTAACGACAAACATTGAGTCGATACGGGCTGTAATGACAAATATCTAGCCAAATACTTCAGCACCGGCTATATTCTGCAACGAAACGATAATGTCAAAAGAATATTGGAAAATAACCTTATTTTGTGAAGACAAAATTGGAAACGGGTACATCTCGTAAATGGTCGGTTACTCGAATCTAAATCCCATAGAAATTAGGATTGGCAACATTTCTCTATAAAAAAAGGAGCTATATCCTCATAATACGACacagaatcaagaaaaaaagcaaGATACTTCACGAAATGGCAAAACGTATGACTAACTCTAAAACACAGCTTGTAGTTTATAGATTGATTCGTTTTACTTGATTCTTGTACTTTGTAATCATTGTTTTGATCAATTAAATTTTcttccattattttttcttgtctctGTAAACTCtaaatgaatatattatttttgccCATACAACAAACATTGATTTCTTGTAGGATAGATAATTTAGTATAGGTTTGTTTCAGTTCTATAAGATGGGTCTAGGCGTGGAaattccaaatttgaaaataaaatgataaccATGTTCCTAAAATGAATCATTGAATCTTACTATTTTTCATAATATgtatcataaaaaaaagaatcataaatattttaataaatatagacAGACATTACAATCAGCTATTTAATTTAGCTAAATTAATATGatcccatatatataaaaaaaaaatcaataccgACATCCGCCAATATGTGTATGCATGTTTCAATCATAAAGTGATCTACATAGACATTTACAATCTTTGAcgaaatgaaacaaaaagagagaaatattaCGTGGGCTATTTATCTCTCGGTAAAGAATGATACAATGATTAACAAATACTGTAGCAAAACATAAAACGGAAAACATATATACTCCCCGCCCTCAAACTACAACaataccagaaaaaaaaattaagaagaagagataaccTTTTCTCTCAGCCATGGACTCGTCTCGAAACGACGGCGTAGACCAAGCGCTTCTCCAGCGTCAACTATCTCCAAAGACGACGGAATCAAGCAATGGCGAGCTAGAAACCGTCCTCTCGGACGTTGAAACTCCTCTGTTTCAACGCCTACGCAAGGCCACTATGATTGAGTCAAAACTTCTCTTCAACCTAGCTGCACCAGCCGTCATCGTCTACATGATCAACTACCTCATGTCTATGTCCACTCAAATCTTCTCTGGCCATCTCGGTAACCTCGAACTCGCCGCCGCTTCTCTCGGTAACACCGGAATCCAAGTCTTCGCTTACGGTCTCTTGGTAACAAACTAACAACCACAATATTCACTGATTTTTATTACAACCTATGTCTCCATGTCGCGTTTATgctatgcttttttttttttttctggaatttGATAGCTAGGGATGGGGAGTGCAGTGGAGACGTTGTGTGGTCAAGCATATGGTGCTAGAAAATATGAGATGCTTGGAGTTTATCTCCAAAGATCAACCGTATTACTAACTATCACCAGCCTCCTCCTCACCTTACTCTACGTCTTCTCCGAACCTATCCTCCTTTTCCTCGGAGAATCTCCAGCAATCGCTTCCGCTGCATCACTCTTCGTATACGGTCTTATCCCTCAAATCTTTGCTTACGCTGCAAACTTCCCGATTCAAAAGTTCCTCCAATCACAAAGCATCGTTGCTCCGAGCGCTTACATCTCAACGGCTACACTCTTCGTTCACCTTCTCTTAAGTTGGCTTGCTGTTTACAAGCTTGGTATGGGACTTCTTGGTGCGTCGCTTGTGCTTAGCTTGTCGTGGTGGATTATAGTGGTGGCTCAGTTTGTTTATATTGTGAC is drawn from Camelina sativa cultivar DH55 chromosome 1, Cs, whole genome shotgun sequence and contains these coding sequences:
- the LOC104786741 gene encoding protein DETOXIFICATION 40-like, producing the protein MDSSRNDGVDQALLQRQLSPKTTESSNGELETVLSDVETPLFQRLRKATMIESKLLFNLAAPAVIVYMINYLMSMSTQIFSGHLGNLELAAASLGNTGIQVFAYGLLLGMGSAVETLCGQAYGARKYEMLGVYLQRSTVLLTITSLLLTLLYVFSEPILLFLGESPAIASAASLFVYGLIPQIFAYAANFPIQKFLQSQSIVAPSAYISTATLFVHLLLSWLAVYKLGMGLLGASLVLSLSWWIIVVAQFVYIVTSERCHETWRGFSVQAFSGLSSFFKLSAASAVMLCLETWYFQVLVLLAGLLENPELALDSLSICMTISGWVFMIAVGFNAAISVRVSNELGAGNPKSAAFSVIIVNIYSLITCVILAIVILACRDVLSYLFTEGKEVSDAVSDLCPLLAVTIVLNGIQPVLSGVAVGCGWQTYVAKVNIGCYYVIGIPLGALLGFYYNFGAKGIWTGMIGGTVIQTFILAWVTFRTDWSKEAEEASKRMDKWSNQKQEVVPE